The genomic region GTGTTCATGGACATCCAGCGCCGCTGGGGACGCTCCACCAAGCTCACGCTCGCGCTGTTCCTGCTCGGCACGTGCACGGTGGGCATCGCGTTTATCCCGGGCTACGAGAGCGCCGGACTGGTGGCGGGCGCGCTGCTCTCGGCGCTGCGCATCGGACAGGGCGTTGCGTTGGGAGGCGCGTGGGACGGCCTGCCGTCGCTGCTCTCGATGAGCGCACCGCCTTCGAAGCGCGGCTGGTACGCGATGATGGGGCAGCTCGGCGCGCCCATCGGTTTCATCGTCGCGAGCGGGCTCTACCTCCTGTTGTACGCCGCGCTGGCGCTGCCGGACTTCCTGGACTGGGGCTGGCGCTATGCTTTCTTCGTGGCTTTCGCGATCAACGTGGTGGCGCTGTTCGCGCGATTGCGGCTGGTCGTCACCAACGAGTACGCGGAGCTGCTGGCTGCGCGCGAGCTCGAGCCGTCGCCGATCGGCGAGCTGCTGCGCACGCAGGGCGTGAACGTGGTGCTCGGCGCGTTCGGCGCGCTCGCGAGCTACGCGATGTTCCACGTGGTCGCGGTGTTTCCACTGTCGTGGATCGTCCTGTACTCGAACCAGTCGGTCACCCAGTTTCTCGCGATACAGATCGTCGCCGCGTTCCTGGGGATCGGCGGCGTCGTCGCTTCCGGACTCATCGCCGACCGGCTGGGGCGACGCAACACCATCGGTCTCTTTGCGGTGCTGATCGCGGTATTCAGCGGATTCGC from Burkholderiales bacterium harbors:
- a CDS encoding MFS transporter; translation: MSTPNSGTLERDARIVSSHPSEVAPGDIAVGVIIGRASEYFDFFVYAIASVLVFPRVFFTFTPYLEATLISFAVFALAFIARPIGTIVFMDIQRRWGRSTKLTLALFLLGTCTVGIAFIPGYESAGLVAGALLSALRIGQGVALGGAWDGLPSLLSMSAPPSKRGWYAMMGQLGAPIGFIVASGLYLLLYAALALPDFLDWGWRYAFFVAFAINVVALFARLRLVVTNEYAELLAARELEPSPIGELLRTQGVNVVLGAFGALASYAMFHVVAVFPLSWIVLYSNQSVTQFLAIQIVAAFLGIGGVVASGLIADRLGRRNTIGLFAVLIAVFSGFAPTLLDGGALGQDVFVMLGFLLLGLSYGQAAGALSASFSPRHRYTGAALTSDIAWLIGAGFAPLAALGLSAYFGLGYVSLYLLSGAAGTLAALWINRKLEEND